GTTTATGTACAGGCATAGACTCTCCAGTCAACGGTGACTCATCGGTAAACAAATCGATATCTTCTACGATACGCGCATCAGCAGGCACCTTGTCACCTGCTTCAAGCAAGATGACATCTCCCGGTACAAGCTCGGCAGATAGTACCTCCGTACGATTCCCATTGCGCAGAACATGTGCCGTAGGTGAAGATAATTCACGCAAAGATCGCATTGATTGTTCGGCCTTATACTCCTGCACAAATCCAAGTATTGCATTGACCAATACGATGATCAATATTGTAATAGCATCTGTATATTCACCCAAAAAGGCAGAGATCAGCGTCGCACCCAATAATACCAACACCATAAAATCCTGAAACTGCTGCGCAAAGCTTATCCACCATGGTTGTTTTCGTTCTTCCGATAATCGGTTTTCTCCATACTTCTCTCTCCGTCGTTCTGCTTCGTCCTTCGTCAGACCTGTCTGAGCCGATACCTTAAACTTATCTTCCAATTCTTGAGTACTTAGTGTATAAAACGGTTTGTACATCAATCGTCACCCCATCTCTTGTTTGCTATCACTATATTCAGTCATCGGAATAATAGACCGAACCAATAGAAAATGCTATACTTAGAATAGAAACATCAAGTGAGGTGCTCACATGAATATAGATGGTATTACACTTCATGCACTTGCACAGGAAATAGACAGTCTGGTGCAGGGCGCACGGATCGACCGCATCACACAACCCGATAAAATGACGATCGTCCTCTCGCTTCGTCAACCGGGACGCAACTTAACACTTACCATATCGGCAGAACCCGACAGACCGCATATATTTGTTTCCGAACAAACGTATGACAACCCCGCTGTTCCGCCCGCGTTCTGTATGCTCTTGCGCAAGCATTTGGAGAACAGTCGTATCGCCAACCTCGAGCAACATCATCTCGACCGTATCTTATGGCTCAATTTTGACGTACTTGGTAAAGGCGGCCGCATTATTACCAAATCGCTCGTTATCGAATTGATGGGACGACATAGTAACGTTATCCTGGTAGAAGACAACGTCATTATCGATGCACTCCGTCGCATTCACGAAAACGAAAGCCGCGTGCGTCTTATCCTTCCGTTCGAATATTATCAACTTCCGCCCGCACAACCGAAACAAAACTTGTTTTATGCAGACAAAAGAGAGCTCCTTGATTCTATCCTCTCACAAACAGACCTCGCACTAAGCAAGGCCATCCAGTCTGTATTGATGGGCTTTGGCACACTGCTTGCCAGAGAGCTGTGTCATCGTGCCGATATCCAC
This genomic stretch from Selenomonadales bacterium harbors:
- a CDS encoding NFACT family protein, which encodes MNIDGITLHALAQEIDSLVQGARIDRITQPDKMTIVLSLRQPGRNLTLTISAEPDRPHIFVSEQTYDNPAVPPAFCMLLRKHLENSRIANLEQHHLDRILWLNFDVLGKGGRIITKSLVIELMGRHSNVILVEDNVIIDALRRIHENESRVRLILPFEYYQLPPAQPKQNLFYADKRELLDSILSQTDLALSKAIQSVLMGFGTLLARELCHRADIHEQTPVCDLTKDEQQLFANTFYDFIASLKSSSEPTLAYDAKKKKI